A single region of the Lysinibacillus sp. B2A1 genome encodes:
- a CDS encoding cold-shock protein → MQQGIVKWFNNEKGYGFIECDDGEDVFVHFTGIQEEGFRTLEEGQKVSFDVVEGNRGPQASNVVKL, encoded by the coding sequence ATGCAACAGGGAATCGTAAAGTGGTTCAATAATGAAAAGGGTTATGGCTTTATTGAATGTGATGATGGAGAAGATGTATTTGTACATTTTACGGGGATCCAAGAGGAAGGCTTCCGTACACTTGAAGAAGGTCAAAAAGTTTCATTTGATGTGGTGGAAGGCAATCGAGGACCACAGGCGTCAAATGTTGTGAAATTATAA
- a CDS encoding DUF2292 domain-containing protein, with protein sequence MVQQAKVDDKKIEAIAKAIQNLEFGEVQITIQDGVIVQINRLEKQRFPQKK encoded by the coding sequence ATGGTTCAGCAAGCAAAGGTAGATGACAAAAAAATAGAAGCAATTGCCAAAGCAATTCAAAATTTAGAATTTGGAGAAGTGCAAATTACGATTCAAGATGGTGTCATCGTTCAAATTAACAGGCTTGAAAAGCAAAGATTTCCACAGAAAAAATAA
- a CDS encoding oxygenase: MSDKIAAFKLALGNYPTGVTVVTACNDKNKPIGLTVNSFASVSIEPLLILWSLDKKSQLHPYFTATQKFAVNILASNQQHLCTLFSSKIPDRFAQAKWSTSIHGLPILHDTAAILQCKTFQQIDAGDHTIFIGQVLDIDATQIEPLLYHRRHIGQIPRSFYE; this comes from the coding sequence ATGTCAGATAAAATAGCCGCTTTTAAACTAGCATTAGGAAATTATCCTACAGGTGTTACAGTTGTCACTGCCTGTAATGACAAAAATAAACCAATTGGTCTAACTGTAAACTCCTTTGCATCTGTTTCCATAGAGCCACTCCTTATTTTATGGTCACTTGATAAAAAATCGCAGCTACATCCATATTTTACAGCTACCCAAAAGTTTGCTGTCAATATACTGGCGAGCAATCAGCAGCATTTATGTACACTATTCTCCAGTAAAATTCCAGATCGTTTCGCACAGGCGAAATGGTCAACTTCCATTCACGGTCTACCGATTTTACATGATACCGCAGCCATATTACAATGTAAAACATTTCAGCAAATTGATGCAGGCGATCATACAATATTTATTGGGCAAGTCCTTGATATTGATGCTACTCAAATAGAGCCTCTACTCTATCATCGAAGACATATCGGTCAAATTCCAAGAAGCTTTTATGAATAG
- a CDS encoding VOC family protein yields the protein MTLYFDHLVHQVQSPENTKVFLNKRNIHTVNGGQHTMWGTYNTLSYFGLNYIEQIAIYDRDLFEQAAELPYSLHYTFKRDKERYGFSRIALRTKNIEKQGARLRAMGLEVYGPDACSRTRPDGSIVEWKLLHFGKSGLPIDFPFLIEWADEDEKRYSQLKDSGAIDTNHSITMESVQFFVKDVQATVSLWQKVLELPEPQQHPQFISLQLPNIRLDFYEEAAASTLTLGHVKEGPFGVTLKDPDRTKETLVFPAAFYWVNR from the coding sequence ATGACATTGTATTTTGATCATTTGGTTCATCAAGTTCAATCACCGGAGAATACAAAGGTTTTTTTAAACAAACGTAATATCCATACAGTGAACGGAGGCCAACACACAATGTGGGGGACATATAATACGTTAAGCTATTTTGGATTAAACTATATTGAGCAAATTGCCATCTATGATCGTGATTTATTTGAACAGGCAGCAGAATTGCCTTATTCCTTACATTATACGTTTAAGCGTGACAAAGAGCGCTATGGTTTTTCACGAATTGCATTGCGAACTAAAAATATTGAGAAACAAGGGGCAAGGTTACGTGCAATGGGGTTAGAAGTTTATGGACCTGATGCCTGTAGTAGAACTCGTCCAGACGGCTCCATTGTAGAATGGAAGCTATTACATTTTGGGAAATCAGGGCTACCAATTGATTTTCCATTTTTGATTGAGTGGGCTGACGAGGATGAAAAACGATATTCGCAGCTAAAGGATAGTGGAGCGATTGATACGAATCATTCTATAACGATGGAGTCTGTTCAATTTTTTGTTAAAGATGTGCAAGCTACAGTTTCATTATGGCAGAAAGTATTAGAATTACCCGAGCCTCAGCAACATCCTCAATTTATATCCTTACAATTGCCCAATATTCGTTTGGATTTTTATGAGGAAGCAGCTGCAAGTACTTTGACACTTGGTCATGTAAAAGAGGGACCATTTGGGGTAACACTAAAAGATCCTGATCGAACAAAAGAAACGCTTGTTTTTCCAGCTGCATTTTATTGGGTAAATCGTTGA